Part of the Streptomyces sp. NBC_01460 genome, CCGGCTCCACGGTCCGCACGTTCTGACCCACCGCGACCACCTCGGCCCACGCCAGACGCCGGCCGACCGCGGCCGTGGCCGGAATCAGGATGCCGCCGCCCGACCGCCGCTCACCCTCGGGCGAATCGGACCGGACCAGCACACGGTCGTGCAGCATCCGGATCGGCAGCTTGTCGTCGGTGTTGCTCATGCCGTTGTCCCTCACGCCCCGAAACCTACCTGCCCCGAACCGCTCCGCACGCCCCAGGGCCGCCCGGAAGCCCCCTCAGCGCCCCTTGCGCCACGAGGACCGACGCGACGAGCGC contains:
- a CDS encoding GroES family chaperonin codes for the protein MSNTDDKLPIRMLHDRVLVRSDSPEGERRSGGGILIPATAAVGRRLAWAEVVAVGQNVRTVEPGDRVLYDPEDRAEVEVRGVAYVLMRERDLHAVAADRFEGSVDSTGLYL